One region of Permianibacter fluminis genomic DNA includes:
- a CDS encoding DUF4255 domain-containing protein encodes MLDVTLKFLAKELNTYLLLRTGSNFGEVELCQPVDDSGKWAIKEDVLGLSLINIEEERILRSQLPETTYLNGQHVVLQPPLKLNLHVLFSARFKQYDQALRQLSHVLTFFQSHLLFTPDHYPGLDPRIEKLTLELLSPSYEQLNQIWAFIGGKQLPSVIYRLRMAVLQDVETSAIQPPLTEINTVLQQP; translated from the coding sequence ATGCTGGACGTCACCCTGAAGTTCTTGGCCAAGGAACTCAACACTTACCTGTTGCTGCGCACGGGCAGCAATTTTGGTGAGGTAGAGCTGTGTCAGCCGGTCGATGACAGCGGCAAATGGGCCATCAAGGAAGACGTTCTGGGTTTGTCGCTGATCAATATTGAAGAAGAGCGCATCTTGCGCTCGCAATTGCCGGAAACCACCTATCTGAACGGCCAGCATGTCGTGCTGCAGCCGCCGCTCAAACTGAACCTGCATGTGCTGTTCAGTGCCCGCTTCAAGCAATACGATCAGGCGCTGCGTCAGCTTTCACATGTCTTGACGTTTTTCCAGAGTCATCTGTTGTTTACACCGGATCACTATCCCGGGCTCGATCCCCGCATTGAAAAACTGACGCTGGAATTGCTGTCGCCGAGCTATGAGCAACTGAACCAGATCTGGGCTTTCATCGGCGGCAAACAGCTGCCTTCAGTGATCTATCGGCTGCGCATGGCGGTGCTGCAGGATGTCGAAACCTCGGCGATACAGCCGCCGCTGACTGAAATCAATACGGTCTTGCAGCAGCCATGA
- the purC gene encoding phosphoribosylaminoimidazolesuccinocarboxamide synthase has protein sequence MQKLQELYRGKAKSVYSCELADHVIMHYRNDTSAFDGQKVAQLDRKGMVNNKFNAFIMTKLAQAGIPSHFVKLLNDTDSLVKKLTMVPVECVVRNVAAGSITRRLGVQEGIELNPPTFEFFLKNDELHDPMVNEYHIRSFGWATDAEVARMKELTFKVNDILKAMFEEAGMILVDYKLEFGRLNGEIVLGDEFSPDGCRLWDKATRKKLDKDRFRQGLGGVVEAYEEVAQRLGVTLD, from the coding sequence ATGCAAAAGTTGCAGGAACTCTACCGCGGCAAGGCCAAGTCGGTTTACAGCTGTGAGCTGGCTGATCACGTGATCATGCATTACCGCAATGACACCTCGGCCTTTGATGGTCAGAAAGTGGCGCAGCTGGATCGCAAAGGTATGGTGAACAACAAGTTCAACGCCTTCATCATGACCAAGCTGGCGCAGGCAGGTATTCCCAGCCACTTTGTCAAATTGCTCAACGATACCGACAGCCTGGTCAAGAAACTGACCATGGTTCCGGTTGAGTGTGTGGTGCGCAACGTGGCTGCCGGTTCGATCACCCGCCGCCTCGGCGTTCAGGAAGGCATCGAGCTGAATCCGCCGACCTTCGAATTCTTTTTGAAGAATGACGAACTGCATGACCCGATGGTCAACGAATACCATATCCGTTCATTTGGCTGGGCCACCGACGCCGAAGTCGCCCGGATGAAAGAACTCACGTTCAAGGTCAACGACATCCTGAAAGCGATGTTCGAAGAAGCCGGCATGATTCTGGTCGATTACAAACTGGAATTTGGTCGTTTGAACGGCGAAATCGTGCTGGGCGACGAGTTCTCCCCGGACGGTTGCCGGTTGTGGGACAAAGCCACCCGCAAGAAGCTGGACAAGGATCGCTTCCGTCAGGGCTTGGGCGGTGTTGTCGAAGCCTACGAAGAAGTCGCGCAGCGCCTTGGCGTTACGCTGGACTGA
- a CDS encoding MBL fold metallo-hydrolase: MRLACLGSGSKGNGLLVADGDQQLLIDCGFTLAETESRLARLGVVPETLTAILVTHEHSDHIGGVGALARKYKLPVWMSRGSHLAGRCGTIRALKFLSAEEPVLFGRIRVFPFSVPHDAREPLQFVFETPAARFALLTDAGCSTPFLLQQLAACDALMLECNHDEAMLQGGRYPPALKRRVGGAYGHLSNRQAADILRNCDSSRLRVLIAAHLSEENNRPQLARAALAEVIGWSPEQIQVADQQNGFDWLTLA; the protein is encoded by the coding sequence ATGCGCCTCGCCTGTCTGGGCAGTGGCAGCAAGGGCAATGGCCTGCTGGTTGCCGACGGTGACCAGCAGCTGCTGATCGATTGCGGCTTTACGCTCGCGGAAACGGAAAGCCGGCTGGCCCGGCTTGGGGTAGTACCGGAAACGCTGACCGCGATTCTGGTGACCCACGAGCACAGCGATCACATCGGCGGCGTCGGTGCTCTGGCGCGCAAGTACAAGTTGCCGGTCTGGATGAGCCGGGGTAGCCATCTCGCCGGCCGCTGTGGCACAATCCGCGCCCTCAAATTTTTGTCTGCGGAAGAACCCGTCCTCTTCGGGAGGATCCGGGTTTTTCCTTTTTCGGTTCCGCACGACGCGCGCGAGCCTTTGCAGTTTGTGTTTGAAACGCCGGCCGCACGCTTTGCGCTGCTGACCGATGCCGGTTGCAGCACGCCGTTTCTGCTGCAGCAACTGGCCGCTTGTGATGCCCTGATGCTGGAATGCAATCACGACGAAGCCATGCTGCAAGGCGGTCGTTATCCGCCGGCGTTGAAGCGACGGGTCGGTGGTGCGTACGGCCACTTGAGCAATCGGCAGGCCGCCGATATTTTGCGCAACTGCGATTCCAGCCGCTTGCGCGTGCTGATTGCGGCGCATTTGAGCGAAGAGAACAATCGGCCGCAGTTGGCGCGAGCCGCGCTGGCTGAGGTCATCGGTTGGTCACCGGAACAGATTCAGGTGGCCGATCAACAAAACGGTTTTGATTGGCTGACGTTGGCGTAG
- the bamC gene encoding outer membrane protein assembly factor BamC translates to MNVFVRALPVVAALALSGCGWLYGKNGLIRDTEHDYLEARQTAPLQMPANLTGFQAKDQYPVPELGAKGATGPMGDALDVNPPALVLSSGDGVNGIQDAAVPQALIVGDNSLLWQRLNAFLDSNQIPVESRDEATGEILTGWVQTEEIGWFRDWVMGETIESYRWQYRFKVQPGERPNERLVIAEAVRAEAYDEDSDWQPQTPTRRNSVDMLNQFLGYYDDAQSQAARERVLAARAGITVELWQNDAGQTGLLAQSPLDNTWDATPAVLGRLGFVQEDKDTTKHLYYFKLEESDEGGFWDWLFGDDRDDQVRLELEQGEYLVQLSPVGDRTGLLFSKADGDVLDAATLTKLFPVLSDAFAERRQHVLLDAPRR, encoded by the coding sequence ATGAATGTTTTCGTCCGGGCCTTGCCCGTTGTCGCCGCGTTGGCCTTGTCCGGTTGCGGTTGGTTGTATGGCAAGAACGGTTTGATTCGCGATACCGAACACGATTACCTCGAAGCCCGGCAAACCGCGCCGCTGCAGATGCCGGCCAACCTGACCGGTTTCCAGGCCAAGGATCAATACCCGGTGCCGGAACTCGGCGCCAAAGGTGCGACCGGGCCAATGGGTGATGCGCTCGATGTCAATCCGCCGGCGTTGGTGTTGTCGTCGGGTGACGGCGTCAACGGCATTCAGGATGCAGCCGTGCCGCAGGCGCTGATCGTTGGCGACAACAGTTTGCTCTGGCAGCGCTTGAACGCCTTCCTCGACAGCAACCAGATTCCGGTGGAAAGCCGCGATGAAGCCACTGGCGAAATTTTGACCGGTTGGGTGCAGACCGAGGAAATCGGCTGGTTCCGCGACTGGGTGATGGGCGAGACCATCGAGTCCTATCGCTGGCAGTACCGGTTCAAGGTGCAGCCGGGTGAGCGGCCGAACGAGCGGCTGGTCATTGCCGAAGCGGTCCGCGCTGAAGCCTATGACGAGGATTCCGATTGGCAGCCGCAGACCCCGACCCGGCGCAACAGCGTCGACATGCTGAACCAATTCCTCGGTTACTACGATGACGCCCAGAGCCAGGCTGCCCGCGAGCGGGTACTGGCGGCGCGCGCTGGCATCACGGTCGAACTGTGGCAGAACGATGCCGGCCAGACTGGTCTGCTGGCGCAGTCGCCGCTCGACAACACTTGGGATGCGACCCCGGCCGTGCTGGGCCGGCTTGGCTTTGTTCAGGAAGACAAGGACACCACCAAGCATCTGTATTACTTCAAGCTTGAAGAAAGTGACGAAGGCGGTTTCTGGGACTGGCTGTTTGGCGATGATCGCGACGATCAGGTCCGGCTGGAACTGGAGCAGGGCGAATACCTGGTCCAATTGAGCCCGGTCGGTGATCGCACCGGCTTGCTGTTCAGCAAGGCCGATGGCGATGTCCTCGATGCCGCGACGCTGACCAAGCTGTTCCCGGTCTTGTCCGACGCTTTCGCCGAACGCCGTCAGCATGTGCTGCTGGATGCGCCGCGGCGGTAA
- the dapA gene encoding 4-hydroxy-tetrahydrodipicolinate synthase, which translates to MGGLLTGSIVALVTPMFDDGSIDELSLRRLVDWHVEQGTNAIVAMGTTGESATLTDDEWLRVVQIVVEQAAARIPVIAGTGSSSTAKAIKLTQAVEKFAIAATLCVTPYYNRPSQEGLYQHFAAIAAAATKPVLLYNVPGRTGCDLLPETVIRLANVPRIAGIKEATGKLDRLQTIKVAVSADFLLLSGDDASACDFMLQGGKGVISVTSNVAPKAMAAMCKAAVAGDAALAHKLDASLQGLHETLFVEPSPTPAKWAVAQLHGCSAHLRLPLLPLTAANQPHVRAAMTAAGVL; encoded by the coding sequence ATGGGTGGTCTTTTGACGGGCAGCATCGTGGCGTTGGTCACGCCGATGTTTGACGATGGTTCGATTGACGAGCTGTCGCTGCGGCGTCTGGTCGATTGGCATGTCGAGCAGGGCACAAACGCCATTGTCGCGATGGGCACAACCGGTGAGTCAGCAACACTGACTGACGACGAATGGCTACGCGTTGTACAAATTGTGGTCGAACAGGCCGCTGCGCGGATTCCGGTCATTGCCGGCACCGGCAGCAGCAGCACGGCAAAAGCCATCAAGCTGACCCAGGCTGTCGAAAAATTCGCCATTGCCGCGACGCTGTGCGTGACCCCTTATTACAACCGTCCCAGCCAGGAAGGTTTGTATCAGCATTTCGCGGCCATTGCCGCTGCAGCGACCAAGCCCGTCTTGCTGTATAACGTGCCGGGGCGAACCGGTTGCGATCTGTTGCCGGAAACGGTTATCCGTCTGGCTAATGTGCCGCGTATCGCCGGCATCAAGGAAGCCACCGGCAAGCTGGATCGGTTACAAACCATCAAGGTGGCGGTGTCGGCGGATTTTCTGTTGCTGTCTGGCGATGATGCCTCCGCCTGCGATTTCATGTTGCAGGGCGGCAAAGGCGTCATCTCGGTGACCAGCAATGTCGCGCCGAAAGCGATGGCGGCGATGTGCAAGGCGGCCGTCGCCGGCGATGCCGCGCTGGCGCACAAATTGGATGCATCTTTGCAGGGCTTGCATGAAACCCTCTTCGTTGAACCCAGTCCAACCCCGGCCAAATGGGCGGTCGCACAGCTGCATGGCTGTTCGGCTCACCTCAGGCTGCCTTTGTTACCGCTGACCGCGGCCAATCAACCCCACGTGCGTGCCGCCATGACGGCCGCCGGAGTGCTTTGA
- a CDS encoding glycine cleavage system protein R, translated as MQNLLAVSVLGPYAPTATTDIARLAADCNCNILDARITMLGSETAMLLLLAGTWNALAKFEHALPALTNRLQLTVHIRRTNGREPNAQALPYSVQIVALDNPGILRDISQFFLDQGVSLQDIYSNTYAAPQTGAAMIVLNIALNVPGEVHINALRDQFQLLCDDLNLDGIMEPIKG; from the coding sequence ATGCAGAATTTGCTTGCTGTCAGTGTGCTGGGACCCTACGCCCCGACGGCGACCACCGACATTGCCCGGCTGGCCGCCGACTGCAACTGCAATATCCTGGATGCCCGCATCACCATGCTCGGCAGTGAAACCGCCATGCTGCTGTTGTTGGCCGGAACCTGGAACGCACTGGCCAAATTCGAGCATGCGTTGCCAGCACTGACCAACCGCCTGCAATTGACGGTGCATATCCGCCGCACCAATGGTCGCGAACCAAATGCACAGGCCCTGCCCTACTCCGTGCAAATCGTCGCGCTCGACAATCCCGGCATTCTCCGCGACATCAGCCAGTTCTTTCTGGACCAAGGTGTCAGCCTGCAGGATATTTATTCCAATACCTACGCGGCGCCACAAACCGGTGCCGCCATGATTGTTTTGAATATCGCATTGAACGTTCCGGGCGAAGTCCACATCAATGCCCTGCGCGACCAATTCCAGTTGCTGTGTGATGACTTGAACCTTGATGGCATCATGGAACCCATCAAGGGTTGA
- a CDS encoding peroxiredoxin: MATAVGPIVGKKAPDFELPATGDKTIRLSALKGQQVILYFYPKDSTPGCTLEGQNFRDSQKKFDKIATVVLGISRDSLRSHENFKAREGFDFDLLSDSEEAACIAYDVIKEKNMYGKKVMGVERSTFLIDKAGVLRQEWRKVKVDGHVEEVLAAATALSKG, encoded by the coding sequence ATGGCCACAGCTGTGGGCCCCATTGTTGGGAAAAAAGCACCCGATTTCGAACTGCCGGCAACCGGCGACAAAACCATCCGCCTTTCTGCTCTGAAAGGCCAGCAAGTCATCCTCTATTTCTATCCCAAAGACAGTACCCCCGGCTGCACGCTCGAAGGTCAGAACTTCCGCGACAGCCAGAAAAAATTCGACAAAATTGCCACCGTCGTGCTTGGCATTTCCCGCGACAGTCTGCGTTCTCATGAAAACTTCAAGGCCCGTGAGGGTTTTGACTTTGATTTGTTGTCCGACTCGGAGGAAGCCGCCTGCATTGCATACGATGTCATCAAGGAAAAGAACATGTACGGCAAGAAAGTGATGGGCGTTGAGCGCAGCACTTTCCTGATCGACAAAGCCGGCGTGCTGCGGCAGGAATGGCGGAAGGTCAAAGTCGACGGTCACGTCGAAGAAGTATTGGCCGCCGCCACGGCGCTCAGCAAGGGTTGA
- a CDS encoding PhoH family protein — protein sequence MARAKITGKRLFVLDTNVLMHDPTALFRFAEHDVYIPMIVLEELDAGKKGTSETARNVRQVSRFLDDLMGQLKGADIASGLPLTQIPMGTELCKNGGGRLYFQTKELEHVLPDSLPGSKADNTILNVAMALSKAEQAVRVTLVSKDINLRIKATTLAIHAEDYFNDRVLDEIEQLHTGMFKLPDNFWDKHSKHMDSWQEKGRTFYRISGPLISQWYPNTCVYKEDDEFEAIVRKVDNKSAIIETATDYRNKSHNVWGVVARNREQSFALNLLMDPDIDFVSLQGSAGTGKTLLTLAAALEQTIERGHYKEVLVTRVTVPVGEDIGFLPGTEEEKMTPWMGALMDNLEVLAPSDEQSDWGQAATQDVLKRWVKVRSLNFMRGRTFLNKFVILDEAQNLTPKQMKTLVTRAGPGTKMVCLGNVAQIDTPYLTETSSGLTYVVDRFKEWEHSGHITLKRGERSRLADHASIIL from the coding sequence ATGGCAAGAGCAAAAATTACCGGCAAACGACTGTTCGTGCTCGATACCAATGTCTTGATGCACGACCCCACTGCGCTGTTCCGTTTCGCGGAACACGACGTCTACATCCCGATGATCGTGCTGGAAGAACTCGATGCGGGTAAGAAAGGTACCTCGGAAACGGCACGCAACGTTCGTCAGGTCAGCCGTTTTCTTGATGATTTGATGGGCCAGCTCAAAGGGGCCGATATTGCCAGCGGTCTGCCGCTGACGCAGATTCCGATGGGTACCGAGTTGTGCAAGAACGGCGGCGGCCGGCTCTACTTTCAGACCAAGGAACTGGAACACGTGCTGCCGGACAGCCTGCCCGGCTCGAAAGCAGACAACACGATTCTGAATGTCGCGATGGCCTTGTCAAAGGCCGAACAGGCGGTGCGTGTCACGCTGGTGTCAAAAGACATCAATCTGCGGATCAAGGCCACCACGCTGGCGATTCACGCCGAAGACTATTTCAACGACCGCGTACTGGACGAGATTGAACAGCTGCACACCGGCATGTTCAAGTTGCCCGACAATTTCTGGGACAAGCACTCCAAGCACATGGACTCCTGGCAGGAAAAAGGCCGGACGTTTTACCGCATCAGCGGCCCGCTGATCAGCCAGTGGTATCCGAATACCTGCGTCTACAAAGAAGACGATGAGTTCGAAGCCATCGTCCGCAAGGTCGACAACAAATCTGCCATCATCGAAACCGCAACCGATTACCGCAACAAAAGCCATAACGTCTGGGGCGTGGTGGCGCGCAATCGCGAGCAAAGTTTTGCCCTGAACCTGCTGATGGATCCGGATATCGATTTTGTTTCACTGCAAGGTTCGGCCGGTACCGGCAAAACGCTGCTGACACTGGCCGCGGCGCTGGAGCAGACCATTGAGCGCGGCCACTACAAGGAAGTGCTGGTCACCCGGGTGACCGTACCGGTCGGCGAAGACATCGGTTTCCTGCCGGGGACCGAAGAAGAAAAAATGACGCCATGGATGGGCGCGCTGATGGACAATCTGGAAGTACTGGCGCCGTCCGATGAGCAAAGTGACTGGGGTCAGGCCGCAACGCAGGATGTGCTGAAACGCTGGGTCAAGGTGCGGTCGCTGAACTTCATGCGGGGCCGGACATTCCTGAACAAGTTTGTCATTCTCGACGAAGCGCAGAACCTGACCCCGAAGCAAATGAAAACCTTGGTCACACGCGCAGGCCCCGGTACCAAGATGGTCTGTCTGGGCAACGTAGCCCAAATCGACACGCCTTATTTGACCGAAACCAGCTCAGGTCTGACCTATGTTGTCGATCGCTTCAAGGAGTGGGAGCACAGCGGCCATATCACACTGAAGCGCGGTGAACGTTCACGGCTGGCCGATCACGCGTCCATCATCCTGTAA
- a CDS encoding sulfurtransferase TusA family protein: MSEVSNPQKFPVARVLDARGLRCPLPLLRAKQALIALSVGEVLEVLATDPGALRDIPAWCRLSGQQLLAQSEEAETLRFLIQRAL; encoded by the coding sequence ATGTCAGAAGTCAGCAATCCGCAAAAGTTCCCCGTTGCCCGTGTGCTGGACGCGCGTGGTTTGCGCTGCCCGCTGCCCTTGCTGCGGGCCAAGCAAGCGCTGATCGCGCTTTCAGTTGGCGAGGTGCTGGAAGTTCTGGCAACGGATCCGGGCGCCTTGCGCGACATTCCGGCCTGGTGTCGGCTGTCGGGTCAGCAGTTGCTGGCGCAAAGCGAAGAAGCTGAAACGCTAAGGTTTCTGATTCAACGGGCACTCTGA
- a CDS encoding beta-barrel assembly-enhancing protease: MLSELLRSRFAALLAALALTTTVATVASAANDLPDIGSSVSKTLSLTQEQLIGDDYMRQIRQFAPIIDDPEIVEYINDLGFRLVASAPDATDRQFYFFVLADPELNAFALPGGYIGVHSALILMADNESELAGVMAHETAHVIQRHLARRVERQQQLSLPTLAAIIGGLIMAANNPQAGIAAMTAAQAGATQVMINHTRENEAEADRIGIQILADVSLDPNGMASFFEKMAAQTRYMQMPPPVLLTHPVSEQRMADARLRAAEMHPHPVSNSLRFRLMQAKLRDLTQTDLDQREREQVQAEKLAEADPVVRYSRALLSLRRGELDTATRIASQLMQQEPSNLSYLLLQAQVLRARQNFTDAEQLLGKALALHPNHHALTVAYSQVLLDLGKADRARERLLAYVSLPDTEPNVYRLLASAQNQAGKTDEVHESQGLYLQAVGDLSGAIQQFELARRSRSDDPYASTRIQARIQHLQNILLERRRRR; the protein is encoded by the coding sequence GTGTTGTCAGAACTACTCCGCTCCCGATTTGCCGCCCTGCTGGCAGCGCTCGCACTGACAACGACAGTTGCGACCGTTGCCTCGGCAGCCAACGATCTGCCGGATATCGGCAGCAGCGTCAGCAAAACCCTGTCACTGACCCAGGAACAGCTGATCGGCGACGATTACATGCGCCAGATCCGGCAATTCGCTCCGATTATTGACGACCCGGAAATCGTCGAATACATCAACGACCTTGGCTTTCGGCTGGTGGCCAGCGCGCCGGACGCTACCGACCGGCAATTCTATTTCTTTGTACTGGCCGATCCGGAACTGAACGCCTTTGCCCTGCCCGGCGGCTATATCGGCGTGCACAGTGCACTGATCCTGATGGCCGACAATGAAAGCGAACTGGCCGGGGTCATGGCGCACGAAACCGCGCACGTGATTCAACGCCATCTCGCCCGTCGGGTTGAGCGTCAGCAGCAATTGTCGCTACCGACATTGGCCGCCATCATTGGTGGCCTGATTATGGCAGCCAACAATCCGCAAGCCGGCATTGCCGCAATGACTGCCGCGCAGGCCGGCGCCACCCAGGTGATGATCAACCACACCCGTGAAAACGAAGCGGAAGCCGATCGTATCGGCATTCAGATTCTGGCCGACGTCAGTCTGGACCCGAACGGTATGGCCAGCTTCTTTGAAAAAATGGCGGCGCAAACCCGCTACATGCAAATGCCGCCGCCGGTCTTGCTGACCCATCCGGTCAGCGAACAGCGGATGGCCGATGCCCGTCTGCGTGCCGCCGAAATGCATCCGCATCCGGTCAGCAATTCGCTGCGCTTTCGCTTGATGCAGGCCAAACTGCGCGATCTGACCCAGACCGATCTGGATCAGCGCGAACGCGAGCAAGTGCAGGCAGAAAAACTGGCAGAAGCCGATCCGGTGGTGCGCTACTCGCGGGCGCTGCTGAGCCTGCGCCGTGGTGAACTCGACACCGCCACCCGCATCGCCAGTCAGTTGATGCAACAGGAACCGAGCAATCTCAGTTATCTGTTGTTGCAGGCCCAGGTGCTGCGGGCGCGACAGAATTTTACCGATGCCGAGCAATTGCTGGGCAAAGCATTGGCCCTGCATCCCAATCACCATGCCCTGACCGTGGCCTACAGCCAGGTGCTGTTGGATCTGGGCAAAGCGGATCGCGCCCGTGAACGACTGCTCGCCTATGTCTCACTGCCCGACACCGAGCCGAATGTCTATCGCCTGCTCGCATCAGCGCAGAATCAGGCCGGCAAAACCGATGAGGTGCATGAAAGTCAGGGGCTGTATTTACAGGCCGTTGGTGATCTGTCCGGTGCCATTCAGCAATTTGAACTGGCCAGGCGCTCGCGCTCCGATGATCCGTATGCCAGCACGCGGATTCAGGCGCGCATCCAGCATCTACAGAACATTCTGCTCGAACGTCGCCGGCGCCGCTGA
- a CDS encoding PAS domain-containing protein, producing MLILEDHEIEPRQSPRRRRDAWLGSLRIVLAYLLFGFLWILLSDRLLVALVPAADLPFWQSIKGLLFIAITALLLFLLVRRQLATLTRALRTSRESELRFRSMFQRTNVALIEFDDSDVQRLLQEWQQRGIQDLASAFAADPTLAPQALARLRLVAANPEAKQLLGLREPRDLQLVAGRVFADQTAKKVLAELLQAMQERRPRFSAELVLNDSNGVSRNVHLNAGFPVQELGHLALLSLVDVTELRLAETRQQLLQSLSQDVAHCPDVDAALQLALQRICEATGWQMAQVWALSPEGEAFGCTDLWFSTESTLATFHEASRRFAFMRGRGLPGRVWQSGKALWLRDITLESNFPRAPDAERAGLHLGVALPLRQDGEIHYVLEFFSRERRREDSGLLQLLTAAMLQLEWVVASKNQLQLLRRTEQHLQLTMSAGGYGLWEWQLATNRVLWSGNIERMFGLAEGGFDGRFESYMALLPTDDRALVEQAIASVLEHGAQSFTVQHRIRLGDGQLRWLEGRGWLFRAADGKPERLAGTVIDITEQQLDQRALPALAAAMALAEPNARMLAIVQQLATTLSADEVLLLDNPLAASVHIRCHWHRDRFVASETLLLSSSLQQQLASAAAWHGAEVNKQLAGDALIVRAECRDLLAVWLNPQELKHGVLLVLFRRQLQQPKPMQALLQLCAPSLLQVRAVLAASAAPATFEQNVL from the coding sequence ATGCTGATTCTTGAAGACCACGAAATTGAACCCCGGCAGTCGCCACGCCGGCGTCGGGATGCCTGGCTTGGCAGTCTGCGGATCGTGCTTGCCTATCTCTTGTTCGGTTTCCTGTGGATTCTGCTGTCGGACCGTCTGCTGGTGGCACTGGTGCCTGCGGCCGATTTGCCGTTCTGGCAGAGCATCAAGGGCTTGCTGTTCATTGCCATCACCGCGCTGCTGCTGTTTTTACTGGTTCGGCGTCAGCTGGCGACGTTGACGCGAGCGCTGCGCACCAGCCGCGAAAGCGAGCTGCGGTTTCGCAGCATGTTTCAGCGCACGAATGTTGCGTTGATCGAGTTCGATGACAGTGACGTGCAGCGGTTGTTGCAGGAGTGGCAGCAGCGGGGCATTCAGGATCTGGCATCGGCATTCGCCGCGGATCCGACACTGGCGCCGCAGGCGTTGGCACGACTGCGTTTGGTGGCCGCCAATCCGGAAGCAAAGCAATTGCTCGGTTTGCGTGAGCCGCGGGACTTGCAGCTGGTCGCTGGCCGGGTTTTTGCCGACCAAACGGCCAAGAAAGTCCTGGCGGAATTGCTGCAAGCCATGCAAGAGCGCCGGCCACGGTTCAGTGCCGAGCTGGTGCTGAACGACAGCAATGGCGTTAGCCGCAATGTGCATCTGAATGCGGGCTTCCCCGTCCAGGAGCTCGGCCATCTGGCGCTGCTCAGTTTGGTTGATGTCACCGAATTGCGGTTGGCAGAAACGCGCCAGCAATTGCTGCAGAGCCTGAGTCAGGATGTCGCCCACTGTCCCGATGTTGATGCGGCATTGCAGCTGGCGCTGCAGCGCATTTGCGAGGCGACCGGCTGGCAGATGGCGCAGGTGTGGGCGCTGAGTCCAGAAGGCGAAGCATTCGGTTGCACGGATCTCTGGTTCAGTACCGAATCCACGCTGGCGACGTTTCATGAGGCCAGTCGCCGGTTTGCTTTCATGCGCGGCCGCGGTTTACCGGGACGGGTCTGGCAGTCCGGTAAAGCGCTCTGGTTGCGCGATATCACGCTGGAAAGCAATTTCCCGAGAGCCCCCGACGCCGAGCGCGCCGGCCTGCATCTCGGTGTAGCCCTGCCACTGCGCCAGGATGGCGAGATTCATTATGTTCTGGAGTTTTTCAGTCGCGAACGGCGGCGGGAAGATTCGGGTTTGTTGCAGCTGCTGACGGCGGCAATGCTACAACTGGAATGGGTCGTGGCCAGCAAGAACCAATTGCAATTGCTGCGGCGTACCGAGCAGCATTTGCAGCTGACCATGAGCGCCGGCGGCTACGGCTTATGGGAGTGGCAGCTCGCGACCAACCGGGTGCTCTGGAGCGGCAATATCGAACGCATGTTCGGTCTGGCCGAAGGCGGCTTCGATGGCCGTTTTGAATCCTATATGGCGCTGCTGCCGACTGACGATCGGGCCTTGGTTGAGCAGGCCATTGCCAGCGTGCTTGAGCATGGCGCGCAATCCTTTACCGTGCAGCATCGGATACGGCTTGGCGACGGGCAATTGCGTTGGCTGGAAGGGCGCGGCTGGCTGTTTCGCGCGGCCGATGGCAAACCTGAGCGACTCGCCGGTACCGTTATCGATATCACCGAGCAGCAGTTGGATCAACGCGCCTTGCCGGCGCTGGCTGCGGCCATGGCCTTGGCCGAACCGAACGCGCGTATGCTGGCGATTGTGCAGCAATTGGCGACCACGCTCAGTGCCGATGAGGTGCTGCTGCTCGACAATCCGCTGGCGGCGTCAGTGCATATCCGTTGTCACTGGCATCGCGACAGGTTTGTTGCCAGTGAAACGCTGCTGCTCTCGTCATCGTTGCAGCAACAGTTGGCAAGCGCGGCCGCCTGGCACGGCGCCGAGGTTAACAAGCAGCTCGCCGGTGACGCCTTGATCGTGCGGGCAGAATGCCGGGATTTGTTGGCGGTCTGGTTGAATCCGCAGGAGTTGAAGCATGGCGTGCTGCTGGTGCTGTTTCGTCGCCAGCTGCAACAGCCCAAACCGATGCAGGCCTTGCTGCAATTGTGTGCGCCCAGTCTGTTGCAAGTCAGGGCGGTGCTGGCGGCCTCAGCGGCGCCGGCGACGTTCGAGCAGAATGTTCTGTAG